In Ignavibacteria bacterium, the sequence TAGTCCATGCCAATAATAAGCTTTTAATGTCGTCATCTTTTCGTTGAACATAATCAAGAAGCTTTTGAGATTTTACTCCTGTGTATTCTATTATGTATCCATTATTTAATATAAATTCTCCTTTGCCTTCAAGTGATAGCGACTGCGGATACGGCACAAGATAGTCGGTCGGCTTTAAGTCAGGTTTTGATAGTTGCGCATAAGAATAACTAATAGAAAGACACGCAACAACGAATAATAATAAAGTTATCCTAAAGTAATTTCTCATTTTAAGTATAATATTTATCGGGATTTGCGAGTATTTCAGAGAGCTTAAAATAATACTTAGAAACATGTATTCCGTCCATGAGACAGTGATTTACCTGCACGGAGAACGGCATCATAATTTTTCCGTCCTGCTTAAAATTCTTGCCGAATATAATACGGGGAACTGAATCTTTATAGCCTATTCTCATAGGGTTTGTAACACTTGTGAATGAAACCCACGGCAAAGAAGAAATAAAAATAAGGTCGTCTTTGCCTTCCTGGTCTTCACCGACGATGATTTTTCCCTTTGCTTCGTCTGACGTTTTCCGGTATTCATTGAGAAAGTCGCCGAATTTCTGTTTATACGGAATTATGAAGTTTGTATAAACATCCTGATCAGAAATCATAGCAACTCCCGGATGAACGATATCATGTATTACTATTTTATCCCCCTGTATTCTGTACCTGAATTCTTCTATCTCGTTGCAGGAACGCATAACTGCATAAAGAACGGTTCTAAAAAGTGAATACTTATTCTTCTGAGAGAACCTGAAAGTACTCGTAATGTTCAGGTTTGTACAGATATTAAAATAAGGTATTTCGAAATTCTTAAAGAATTCAAAATGCTTTTTTCGTTTCCAGTTTTCTTTGTCTAAGTATTTCATTTTCTATCACTGTTAGCAGTGAAAATAACACTGCATTTTATCACTGTGTATAAGGAAAAAGATTTTACTTAATATAGCGAAAATCGGTTCCTGCTTTCAGCTGAAGCAGGAATTCATACATCAGCTTAATTGTGTTTTCTATATCATTTTTATGAACCATCTCGACTGTAGTGTGCATGTACTTTAAAGGAATTGATATCAATGCCGAAGCAACGCCCATGCCTGAGTATGCGAATGCGTCTGTGTCAGTTCCTGTTGAACGTGAGACGGTATCGCGCTGGAATTTAATTTTCTTCTTTGTTGCAACATCAATGAGCATGTTCAAAACGTTGTTATGAACAGCGGGACCATACGTAAGAACAGGACCGCAGTCTGACTTAGTGTCACCCTGGGACTTTTTATCGTACATAGGTGCATGGGTATCGTGGGTAACGTCGGTTACGATTGCAACATTCGGATTTATTCTTCTTGAAATCATTTCGGCACCGCGCAGACCGATTTCTTCCTGAACAGAGTTTACGATATAGAGTCCGAATGGGAGTTTCTTCTTGTTCTGCCTGATTGTTCTTGCAACCTCGGCGATTACGAAACCGCCCATTTTATTGTCAAGAGCACGTCCGACAAAATACTTATTGTTCAGCATCATTAGTTCATCTTCAAACGTTGCTACGCATCCTACGTGAATGCCGAGTTTCTCAACTTCTTTCTTCGTAGTGCAGCCGCAGTCAAGGAATATATTCTTTAAAGTAGGTGCCTCTTCCTTCTGCAGGTTTCTAACATGAA encodes:
- a CDS encoding chloramphenicol acetyltransferase, producing MKYLDKENWKRKKHFEFFKNFEIPYFNICTNLNITSTFRFSQKNKYSLFRTVLYAVMRSCNEIEEFRYRIQGDKIVIHDIVHPGVAMISDQDVYTNFIIPYKQKFGDFLNEYRKTSDEAKGKIIVGEDQEGKDDLIFISSLPWVSFTSVTNPMRIGYKDSVPRIIFGKNFKQDGKIMMPFSVQVNHCLMDGIHVSKYYFKLSEILANPDKYYT
- a CDS encoding M42 family metallopeptidase, translated to MRPESRNFLEKYLNIASPTGFEFPGQKVWLDYIKPYIDAYISDTYGTIVGVINPKAEYKVVIEAHADEISWFVSYITDDGYIYLKRNGGSDYMIAPSKRVNIHTKKGIVKAVFGWPAIHVRNLQKEEAPTLKNIFLDCGCTTKKEVEKLGIHVGCVATFEDELMMLNNKYFVGRALDNKMGGFVIAEVARTIRQNKKKLPFGLYIVNSVQEEIGLRGAEMISRRINPNVAIVTDVTHDTHAPMYDKKSQGDTKSDCGPVLTYGPAVHNNVLNMLIDVATKKKIKFQRDTVSRSTGTDTDAFAYSGMGVASALISIPLKYMHTTVEMVHKNDIENTIKLMYEFLLQLKAGTDFRYIK